In the genome of Paenibacillus pabuli, one region contains:
- a CDS encoding (2,3-dihydroxybenzoyl)adenylate synthase, with protein sequence MLSGFQAWPEEVAERYRQEGCWEGITFGEMLRQRAELYGNRVAVISGEQQLTYAELNDRVERLAAGLYAKGIRQHDRVIIQLPNITAFIEVCFALFRIGALPVYALPLHRKSEITYFARFSEAVAYVIPDQDGGFDYRTLAEEVQAEVPGLRHVFVAGEAGRFTALEDVYAEPTTLPDEPVSSDVAFLQLSGGSTGLSKMIPRTHDDYIYSLRRSVEVCGLTPESVYLAVLPIAHNYPMSSPGFLGTLYAGGTIVLSRGSSPDEAFPLIIRHKVTITALVPPLALIWLNAAATRGTKLPSLEVLQVGGAKFSAEAAARVQPVLGCTLQQVFGMAEGLVNYTRLDDPLNVIVNTQGKPMSPYDEVRIVDDEDMDVEQGQSGHLLTRGPYTIRGYYKADEHNARSFTTDGFYRTGDIASLTADGYLVVEGRAKDQINRGGDKVAAEEVENHLLAHPAVHDAALVSMPDEYLGERSCAFIVPSGEAPSAAEVKSFLRNRGLASYKIPDRIEYVQSFPKTQVGKVSKKALREMITANQPIS encoded by the coding sequence ATGCTGTCAGGATTTCAGGCCTGGCCTGAGGAAGTTGCCGAACGTTATCGTCAGGAAGGCTGCTGGGAAGGAATTACGTTTGGAGAAATGCTCCGCCAGCGCGCAGAACTATATGGCAATCGAGTAGCCGTTATCAGCGGTGAACAACAATTAACCTATGCGGAGCTGAACGACCGGGTGGAACGTCTGGCCGCTGGCTTATATGCCAAAGGAATACGACAGCATGATCGAGTGATTATCCAACTGCCCAATATTACGGCGTTTATCGAGGTGTGCTTTGCCTTATTCCGCATTGGTGCACTGCCTGTATATGCACTTCCCTTACATCGGAAGAGTGAGATTACGTATTTTGCCCGTTTCTCTGAGGCCGTAGCATACGTGATACCTGATCAGGATGGAGGGTTCGATTACCGCACGCTGGCCGAAGAGGTTCAGGCAGAGGTTCCCGGACTTCGGCATGTATTCGTGGCAGGAGAAGCCGGGCGGTTCACGGCTTTGGAGGATGTCTATGCTGAGCCAACCACACTGCCGGATGAGCCCGTTTCTTCTGATGTTGCTTTTTTACAGCTGTCTGGCGGAAGTACAGGACTGTCCAAAATGATCCCCCGCACCCATGATGACTACATCTACAGTTTGCGGAGAAGTGTGGAAGTCTGCGGGCTCACACCCGAGAGTGTCTACTTGGCGGTTCTGCCTATAGCACATAACTATCCGATGAGCTCACCCGGCTTCCTGGGTACGCTGTATGCGGGTGGAACCATTGTACTGTCACGCGGGTCCAGCCCGGATGAAGCTTTTCCACTCATTATCCGCCATAAGGTGACCATAACGGCTCTTGTACCACCTCTTGCGCTCATATGGTTGAATGCGGCGGCAACCCGGGGAACCAAACTCCCCTCACTTGAGGTGCTTCAGGTTGGCGGAGCCAAATTCAGCGCCGAGGCGGCTGCACGTGTCCAACCGGTCCTGGGCTGTACCTTACAGCAAGTGTTCGGCATGGCGGAGGGGCTGGTGAACTACACCCGTCTGGACGATCCGCTGAATGTCATCGTTAACACTCAGGGCAAGCCGATGTCTCCGTATGACGAAGTGCGGATTGTGGATGACGAGGACATGGATGTGGAACAGGGTCAATCGGGACATTTACTGACGCGAGGGCCTTACACGATTCGTGGTTATTACAAGGCTGACGAGCATAATGCCAGATCGTTTACCACCGACGGCTTCTATCGTACCGGAGATATTGCCAGTCTTACGGCTGATGGATATCTCGTTGTGGAAGGACGTGCGAAGGATCAGATCAACCGCGGCGGGGATAAAGTGGCGGCCGAAGAAGTGGAAAATCATCTGCTGGCCCATCCTGCCGTACATGATGCGGCACTGGTATCTATGCCCGATGAATATTTGGGCGAGCGTTCCTGTGCATTTATCGTACCGAGCGGTGAAGCTCCGTCAGCTGCCGAAGTGAAGTCCTTTCTGCGTAACCGGGGTCTGGCGAGTTATAAAATACCGGATCGGATTGAGTATGTGCAGTCTTTTCCCAAAACTCAAGTTGGCAAAGTAAGCAAAAAAGCGTTGCGTGAGATGATTACGGCTAATCAGCCCATATCCTGA
- a CDS encoding amino acid adenylation domain-containing protein, which yields MSGAVHTSHSRNTAWPLSSAQSGIWFAQQLNPDNPMYNTAEYVVIQGSVDARRFEESVRQTVSEAESLNMVYGENEQGPWQSMINAPDDWVFHVIDVREEQDPHTAALAWMKRDLAHPVDLTTGPLFTEALFQVRSDCYYWYQRIHHIAIDGYGVSLITRRVASLYSASVRGEAVHQVQQGPSFGSLTAVLQEDEAYVGSVDKEQDRQFWMDRYADEPDVVSLGERAPRTSTYFLRQSGLLTQPQREQMQAAAARFGVTWPDLFVAATAIYVHRMTGATDVVLALPVMCRLGSTSLRVPGMVMNVLPLRLHVESAMTVSELLKQVVQEIRAVRKHQRYRHQDLRRDLKLLGENRRLFGPMINVMPFHHELNFAGQRGMIHNLSTGPVDDLSIHVVDQGHGHGLSIDFDANPSIYSDSQLLNHQLRYMKLLNLVMQEGVETETVGQLELLLPAEREQVLVTWNGKGEATGESNSAARFEQQVRRTPSATALTFEGESLTYAELNERANQLAHELIHRYQAGPEQRVAIALPRSLEMVIAIVAVHKTGAAYLPLDPDYPEERLIYMLEDAKPACVVTVMSHVSSLPTTSSVPMMVMDEPNTVTAVSRQPGSNPEGDDLTSIASLLNPSYIIYTSGSTGKPKGVAVTHLGLANLLEDMKTRLQVGPQDHWLSVTTIAFDISVLEVFLPLTTGARLDIAKKETILDTAALAGKMRGLGTTIMQATPTLWQSLVTSRPGRFDGLTVITGGEALTEELKLSLQELGCHVNNQYGPTETTIYSTAASLETGAIGKPSIGGAVRNTQLYVLDSGLKPVPPGVAGELYIAGEGLARGYLGRPDLTAEQFVANPFGQPGSRMYRTGDLAKWLPDGSIDYLGRADHQIKIRGFRIELGEIESVISRYPGVAQVTVMAREDQPGNQRLAAYVVANSELENRMDLAELRAYVADALPDYMVPSAFTLLPEMPLTPNKKIDRKRLPVPTLLSNANGREARTPQEEILCSLFAEILGVGRVGIDDDFFELGGHSLLAGRITARIRDVFGADLTIGSVFEAPTAAGLAKRLDQAKSVRPVIQPVPRQGELPLSFAQQRLWFMYCLEGANPTYNIPLVARLAGKLDTDALENALQDIVDRHETLRTLYPPEMGSASQYILDAADVKVKLNVTAASEQELPELLTEASRYSFQLSTEPGIRAELFRTGKDEHVLLLLLHHIAGDGWSLSPLIRDLSEAYTARLRGSSPAWEPLRIQYADYAVWQERLLGDERQQDSLIARQMAFWTNQLAHLPEQVNFPTDCARPVVSSYRGGSVPFTISQRLHEQLMVIARENKVSLFMVLHAALSLLLTRMGAGTDIAIGTPIAGRSDDALDDVVGMFINTLVLRTDTSGDPTFRELLARVREVDLAAYEHQDLPFERLVEVLNPPRSRSKHPLFQVMLVLQNTPDIRLDLPGVAAETRMHDVGSSKFDLTIELTEQREPNGSPGGIEGVLEYSADLFRESTAGELVVRLMQVLEDAVQQTDERISRFHVVTPTEQAQLEKELSFTLSEDAQLTIAERFEIQAAAHPEATAMTCEDITLNYRELNARANQLARLLIAQGVGPEQMVALALPRSVEMVVGILAVLKAGAAYLPLDPNYPADRLTHMLTDAAPKVMVTSTEVYAMLPQVAEIQCINMDDSHTLQQLEMMDDRNPADSERNGRVTPLSPAYMIYTSGSTGKPKGVVIPHANVIRLLDATQHWFHFDASDVWTLFHSYAFDFSVWEIWGPLLHGGRLVVVPHEISRSPGAFLQLLAEQKVTVLNQTPSAFYQLMQADRENPAWGQQLALRYVIFGGEALELGRLDDWYERHADDAPKLINMYGITETTVHVSYKELHAGSSTEGASSWIGCAIPDLRVYVLDDQLAPVPTGVTGEMYVAGAGLARGYWNRPDLTAERFVADPYGPAGTRMYRTGDLAKRLHDGSLDYLGRADQQVKIRGFRIELGEIEAVLARHSSVAQAAVIVREDQPGDKRLVAYIVPSSDTGTVPEAPVLRRHASASLPDYMVPSAVVTMESLPLTPNGKLDRKILPAPEIQSTAGGRAPRNPQEQILCDLFAEVLGMRSVSIDDSFFELGGHSLLAVRLMSRIREAMGREPGIGILFETATVAGLAERLEMDSDSGKSSLQVLLPLRTHGEHLPIFCVHPAGGLSWCYAGLMKHLGMDYPLYGLQARGIAEVEELPATLEDMTADYIRHIRSIQPEGPYRLLGWSLGGNVAQAMAVQLQSEGEEVEFLAMLDAYPSHYLPIRGEPDEEEALTALLALGGYDPDSIGDGPLDMATAMRILRSEGSALASLDEETIMKLRRTYENSVRILGAYTPSRLEGDLIFFRSTIIPDWFDPIEPEMWNAYIGGQLERHDIACRHKDLCQPGPLEEICRTLAAKLEELNKREIQQQ from the coding sequence TTGAGCGGGGCCGTGCATACGTCGCACAGTCGGAACACGGCTTGGCCCCTCTCCTCTGCACAGTCCGGCATCTGGTTCGCCCAGCAGTTGAATCCGGACAATCCGATGTACAACACCGCCGAGTATGTGGTCATCCAGGGTAGCGTAGACGCCAGACGATTTGAGGAAAGTGTGCGCCAGACCGTGTCGGAAGCAGAGTCGCTGAATATGGTTTACGGAGAAAATGAACAAGGACCATGGCAGTCTATGATCAACGCCCCGGATGATTGGGTCTTTCATGTCATCGACGTGAGAGAGGAACAGGACCCTCACACAGCGGCACTGGCCTGGATGAAAAGGGATCTGGCTCACCCCGTTGATCTGACGACAGGTCCACTCTTCACGGAGGCATTGTTTCAGGTGAGATCTGATTGTTATTACTGGTACCAGCGCATTCATCATATCGCGATTGATGGATACGGCGTTTCGCTGATTACCCGCAGGGTGGCGAGCCTATACTCCGCAAGTGTAAGAGGAGAAGCTGTACATCAAGTGCAGCAGGGGCCGTCGTTTGGCTCGTTGACAGCCGTTCTTCAGGAAGATGAGGCTTATGTTGGCTCAGTGGACAAAGAGCAGGATCGTCAGTTCTGGATGGATCGATATGCCGATGAACCGGATGTAGTCAGTCTGGGGGAACGGGCTCCGCGAACCTCTACCTACTTTCTGAGACAGAGCGGTCTGCTTACACAGCCGCAGCGCGAGCAAATGCAGGCGGCAGCGGCAAGGTTTGGTGTGACCTGGCCGGACTTGTTTGTAGCGGCAACCGCCATCTACGTACACCGAATGACAGGGGCAACCGATGTTGTGCTGGCCCTGCCTGTGATGTGTCGATTGGGATCAACATCCCTGCGGGTTCCGGGTATGGTCATGAACGTGCTTCCGCTGCGTCTCCACGTGGAGTCGGCCATGACCGTGTCAGAGTTGCTGAAACAAGTGGTGCAGGAGATTCGGGCGGTACGCAAGCATCAACGTTATCGGCACCAGGATCTACGGCGTGATCTGAAGCTGCTTGGAGAGAATCGGCGTTTGTTCGGACCCATGATTAATGTCATGCCATTCCACCATGAATTAAACTTTGCGGGGCAGCGCGGCATGATTCACAACCTGTCCACCGGTCCGGTGGATGATTTGTCCATTCACGTAGTGGACCAGGGTCATGGTCATGGGCTGAGTATTGATTTTGATGCCAATCCGTCTATCTACAGTGACTCTCAACTACTGAACCATCAGCTTCGTTATATGAAGCTCCTGAATCTGGTCATGCAGGAAGGGGTGGAGACGGAAACGGTTGGACAACTGGAATTGCTGCTCCCTGCCGAACGTGAGCAAGTATTGGTTACATGGAATGGAAAAGGAGAGGCGACGGGTGAAAGCAACTCGGCAGCACGGTTTGAACAGCAGGTCCGCCGCACACCTTCCGCAACGGCGCTGACATTCGAAGGGGAGTCCCTGACGTATGCGGAGCTGAATGAACGGGCGAATCAGTTGGCTCATGAACTGATTCACCGATATCAGGCAGGACCGGAACAGCGGGTGGCCATTGCTCTGCCTCGTTCGCTCGAAATGGTCATCGCCATTGTGGCTGTTCACAAAACAGGGGCCGCCTATCTGCCGCTTGACCCTGACTATCCCGAAGAGCGTCTGATCTACATGTTGGAGGATGCCAAGCCTGCTTGTGTGGTGACGGTGATGAGCCATGTTTCCAGCCTGCCCACAACATCCAGTGTACCGATGATGGTCATGGATGAACCGAATACTGTTACGGCAGTGAGCCGCCAGCCTGGAAGTAATCCAGAAGGTGATGATTTGACAAGTATAGCTTCTCTGCTCAATCCTTCGTATATTATCTACACTTCAGGTTCTACCGGTAAGCCCAAGGGCGTAGCCGTAACCCATCTGGGGCTGGCGAATCTGCTTGAGGATATGAAGACGAGACTACAGGTTGGTCCGCAGGACCACTGGCTGTCGGTGACCACGATTGCTTTTGACATATCCGTACTGGAAGTCTTCCTGCCACTTACGACGGGTGCTCGGCTGGATATTGCAAAGAAAGAGACGATTCTTGATACGGCAGCTCTGGCTGGGAAGATGAGAGGGCTGGGAACCACCATCATGCAGGCTACGCCTACGTTATGGCAGTCTTTGGTGACAAGCCGGCCAGGGCGATTCGATGGATTAACCGTGATTACCGGAGGAGAGGCGCTGACGGAGGAGCTGAAGCTTTCTTTGCAGGAACTGGGGTGTCACGTCAATAACCAGTACGGACCAACCGAGACGACCATTTATTCCACGGCTGCATCACTGGAGACAGGGGCGATAGGGAAACCGTCCATTGGCGGGGCGGTTCGCAACACGCAGCTATATGTGCTGGATTCAGGCTTGAAGCCAGTACCTCCGGGTGTTGCAGGGGAGCTGTATATCGCAGGTGAAGGGCTTGCTCGCGGGTATTTGGGCAGACCTGATCTGACCGCAGAACAGTTTGTTGCCAATCCCTTTGGTCAGCCTGGCAGTCGGATGTACCGTACAGGTGATTTGGCGAAATGGCTGCCGGATGGTTCCATCGATTATTTGGGACGTGCAGATCATCAGATCAAAATTAGAGGTTTCCGGATTGAACTGGGCGAGATTGAATCGGTCATCTCCAGATATCCTGGCGTAGCTCAGGTTACAGTCATGGCTCGCGAAGACCAACCGGGAAATCAGCGACTTGCAGCCTATGTGGTAGCTAATTCTGAACTTGAGAATCGTATGGATCTGGCAGAACTAAGAGCTTACGTGGCTGATGCGCTGCCGGATTACATGGTGCCTTCTGCATTCACGCTGCTGCCCGAGATGCCGCTGACACCGAATAAAAAAATCGATCGCAAACGGCTTCCTGTACCTACTTTGCTGTCCAATGCCAATGGACGGGAGGCGCGCACGCCACAAGAAGAAATTCTGTGCAGTCTATTCGCTGAGATTCTTGGTGTTGGTCGTGTGGGTATTGACGATGATTTCTTTGAACTGGGTGGGCACTCCCTGCTGGCTGGACGAATTACAGCACGTATCCGTGATGTGTTCGGTGCAGATCTGACCATTGGCAGTGTATTTGAAGCTCCAACCGCAGCTGGTCTGGCCAAACGATTGGATCAGGCGAAATCGGTGAGACCTGTTATTCAGCCTGTTCCACGTCAGGGGGAGCTTCCGCTCTCCTTTGCCCAACAGAGATTATGGTTCATGTATTGTCTGGAAGGCGCCAATCCGACGTATAACATTCCGCTGGTTGCCCGGTTGGCCGGGAAGCTGGATACGGATGCTCTGGAGAACGCCCTACAGGATATTGTAGACCGTCATGAGACATTACGAACGTTGTATCCGCCTGAAATGGGTTCTGCGAGCCAGTATATTCTGGATGCTGCTGACGTCAAAGTGAAATTGAATGTAACCGCTGCTTCCGAGCAGGAGCTTCCTGAGCTTCTGACAGAAGCGTCGCGCTACAGCTTCCAGCTCTCCACTGAACCGGGCATCCGTGCCGAGCTGTTCAGAACAGGCAAGGATGAGCATGTGCTGCTGTTGCTGCTTCATCATATTGCCGGGGATGGATGGTCATTGTCGCCGCTCATCCGCGATCTGTCAGAGGCTTATACGGCACGTCTGCGGGGTTCTTCCCCTGCCTGGGAGCCGCTTCGCATTCAATATGCCGACTATGCGGTGTGGCAGGAGAGATTGCTGGGGGATGAGAGGCAGCAGGACAGTCTGATTGCTAGACAGATGGCATTCTGGACCAACCAGTTGGCCCATTTACCGGAGCAGGTCAACTTCCCTACGGATTGCGCCCGTCCAGTCGTGTCCAGCTATCGCGGAGGATCGGTGCCTTTTACGATCAGTCAACGGCTGCATGAGCAATTGATGGTCATCGCACGTGAGAATAAAGTCAGCCTGTTCATGGTGCTGCACGCAGCGCTGTCCTTGCTGCTTACCCGAATGGGGGCAGGAACGGATATTGCCATAGGGACACCGATTGCCGGACGGAGCGATGATGCGCTGGATGACGTGGTAGGCATGTTCATCAACACCCTTGTGCTGCGCACCGACACTTCAGGTGATCCAACATTCCGCGAGCTGTTGGCCCGTGTACGGGAAGTCGACCTGGCTGCGTATGAACATCAGGATCTGCCCTTTGAACGGTTGGTTGAAGTGTTGAATCCGCCTCGATCCCGTTCCAAACATCCACTCTTCCAAGTGATGCTTGTACTGCAAAACACACCTGACATTCGTCTTGATCTGCCGGGAGTTGCAGCAGAGACCCGCATGCATGATGTGGGTTCATCCAAATTTGATCTGACGATCGAGCTGACCGAGCAGCGTGAGCCTAACGGGTCTCCAGGCGGAATTGAAGGTGTACTGGAGTACAGTGCGGATCTCTTCCGAGAATCTACTGCAGGCGAACTTGTAGTTCGATTGATGCAGGTGCTTGAGGATGCCGTGCAGCAGACGGATGAACGGATCAGCAGATTTCATGTCGTGACCCCGACAGAGCAGGCGCAGCTTGAAAAAGAATTGTCCTTTACGCTGAGTGAGGATGCACAACTGACCATAGCCGAGCGTTTTGAAATACAAGCAGCGGCCCATCCGGAAGCGACTGCCATGACCTGTGAGGATATCACCTTGAATTACAGGGAGCTGAATGCAAGAGCCAATCAGCTTGCCAGATTACTGATCGCTCAAGGCGTGGGACCGGAGCAAATGGTAGCACTGGCTTTGCCTCGCTCCGTTGAAATGGTTGTGGGCATTCTAGCTGTGCTCAAAGCAGGAGCTGCTTATCTGCCGCTCGATCCCAATTATCCGGCAGATCGGTTGACACATATGCTGACAGATGCAGCACCGAAAGTCATGGTAACGAGTACAGAGGTATACGCCATGCTTCCGCAGGTAGCGGAAATTCAGTGTATTAATATGGACGACTCGCATACTTTGCAGCAATTGGAGATGATGGATGATCGAAATCCTGCGGATAGCGAACGCAATGGGCGTGTAACACCTCTGAGTCCGGCTTACATGATCTATACCTCTGGTTCGACAGGCAAGCCCAAAGGGGTCGTGATTCCGCATGCCAATGTCATCCGTTTGTTGGATGCCACGCAGCACTGGTTCCATTTTGACGCGAGTGATGTATGGACCTTGTTCCACTCCTATGCATTTGATTTCTCGGTCTGGGAAATCTGGGGGCCGCTGCTGCATGGGGGGCGATTGGTCGTTGTTCCTCATGAGATCAGCCGTTCACCTGGAGCGTTCCTGCAATTGCTCGCAGAGCAAAAGGTGACCGTATTGAACCAGACGCCATCTGCATTTTATCAACTTATGCAGGCTGACCGGGAAAATCCGGCCTGGGGACAGCAGCTTGCACTCCGCTATGTCATTTTTGGAGGTGAGGCACTGGAGCTTGGCCGCTTGGATGACTGGTATGAACGTCACGCTGATGATGCACCAAAACTCATCAATATGTATGGCATCACCGAGACGACGGTTCACGTCAGCTACAAGGAACTGCATGCAGGCAGTTCTACGGAAGGTGCGAGCAGCTGGATTGGATGCGCCATACCGGATCTTCGGGTATACGTGCTGGATGATCAACTGGCGCCTGTACCGACAGGCGTAACCGGAGAGATGTATGTAGCCGGAGCAGGGCTGGCCCGTGGTTATTGGAATCGACCTGATCTTACAGCCGAGCGATTCGTTGCTGATCCATACGGTCCCGCAGGTACTCGCATGTACCGGACAGGGGATTTGGCGAAGCGTCTGCATGATGGCTCGCTCGATTATTTGGGCCGGGCGGATCAGCAGGTGAAAATACGGGGATTCCGCATTGAGCTTGGCGAGATTGAAGCGGTGCTGGCAAGGCATTCAAGTGTGGCCCAGGCTGCTGTAATTGTCCGTGAAGACCAGCCGGGGGATAAACGTCTGGTAGCTTATATCGTTCCGTCTTCGGATACAGGGACGGTACCGGAAGCGCCAGTCTTGCGTCGTCATGCGTCCGCCAGCCTTCCGGATTATATGGTTCCATCTGCGGTTGTGACGATGGAGAGCTTGCCACTTACGCCGAATGGCAAGCTGGATCGCAAAATACTGCCCGCACCGGAGATACAAAGTACGGCAGGTGGCAGAGCGCCTCGCAACCCGCAGGAGCAGATCCTCTGTGATTTGTTTGCCGAAGTATTGGGCATGCGGAGTGTGAGTATTGACGACAGTTTCTTTGAGCTGGGTGGCCATTCGCTGCTGGCTGTTCGCTTGATGAGTCGCATCCGTGAGGCTATGGGCCGGGAGCCGGGCATCGGAATTCTGTTCGAAACAGCTACCGTAGCGGGACTGGCGGAGCGATTGGAGATGGATTCCGATTCCGGGAAAAGCTCGCTTCAGGTGCTGTTGCCGCTCAGAACGCATGGGGAGCATCTGCCTATATTCTGTGTCCATCCCGCAGGAGGCCTTAGCTGGTGTTATGCCGGGCTGATGAAACATCTGGGCATGGATTATCCGCTCTATGGATTGCAGGCCAGAGGCATTGCCGAGGTCGAGGAACTTCCAGCCACACTGGAAGATATGACGGCAGATTACATCCGCCATATCCGCTCTATACAGCCTGAGGGGCCTTACCGTCTTCTGGGTTGGTCTCTAGGAGGCAACGTTGCACAGGCTATGGCAGTGCAACTGCAATCCGAAGGCGAAGAAGTGGAGTTTCTCGCCATGCTGGATGCGTATCCGAGCCACTATCTGCCGATTCGCGGAGAACCGGATGAGGAGGAAGCCTTAACCGCACTGCTTGCACTGGGTGGTTATGATCCGGACAGCATCGGAGATGGACCACTGGATATGGCTACAGCTATGCGCATATTGCGCAGTGAGGGCAGTGCACTGGCAAGTTTGGATGAAGAGACGATTATGAAGCTGCGGAGAACCTATGAAAATTCTGTACGGATTTTGGGAGCCTACACGCCATCCCGATTAGAGGGGGATCTGATCTTCTTCCGTTCCACCATTATTCCTGACTGGTTCGACCCGATTGAACCCGAGATGTGGAATGCGTACATCGGGGGCCAATTGGAACGTCATGATATCGCTTGCCGTCACAAGGACCTCTGCCAGCCTGGGCCTCTGGAGGAAATCTGCCGAACACTGGCCGCCAAGCTGGAGGAGCTGAACAAGCGCGAAATTCAACAACAATAG
- a CDS encoding isochorismatase family protein has product MALPKIQPYAMPVESELPVNKVTWTPDAKRSVLLIHDMQQYFMNAFTAGQSPVVELIDHILQLRSKCHELGIPVVYSAQPGGQTPEQRGLQLDFWGAGIDGGPVQKEIIEALAPASQDTFMTKWRYSAFQKTELFELMQRDGRDQLIVCGIYAHIGCLMTSCEAFMRDIQAFLVADAVADFSAEKHRMALTYASERCAVTLTTGRLLETLNHSATDGIERVIHTGAAGKQGDRSNRESAQVAVSEAGQQTASAAEKLQNGHGVVDQVTLEALRNQVGEMIQEQPANIGDHDDLIQNWGLDSIRIMSLAERFRVEGAGVTFVDLAEVPTLAAWAALLDKARNKVLPNGDYF; this is encoded by the coding sequence ATGGCACTTCCAAAGATTCAACCTTATGCAATGCCTGTAGAATCGGAGCTTCCAGTCAACAAGGTAACGTGGACACCGGATGCGAAGCGCTCTGTACTCCTTATTCATGATATGCAGCAATATTTTATGAACGCCTTTACGGCAGGCCAGTCGCCCGTGGTGGAGCTAATCGATCATATTTTACAACTTCGTTCGAAGTGTCATGAGCTTGGTATTCCGGTGGTCTACTCTGCACAACCGGGCGGACAGACTCCGGAGCAGCGCGGGTTACAGCTGGACTTTTGGGGTGCAGGAATTGATGGAGGACCTGTACAAAAAGAAATTATTGAAGCACTCGCACCCGCTTCGCAAGATACGTTCATGACCAAATGGCGCTACAGCGCCTTTCAGAAGACAGAGCTGTTTGAACTAATGCAGCGGGATGGTCGCGATCAACTGATCGTCTGCGGCATTTATGCTCATATCGGATGCCTGATGACCTCCTGCGAAGCTTTTATGCGTGACATTCAGGCGTTCCTGGTGGCGGATGCGGTAGCTGATTTTTCCGCGGAAAAACATCGCATGGCTCTGACCTATGCATCAGAACGTTGCGCGGTGACACTGACCACTGGACGTTTGCTTGAGACTCTAAATCATTCTGCCACAGATGGAATTGAGAGAGTGATCCATACGGGGGCGGCGGGAAAACAGGGGGATCGATCCAATCGAGAATCAGCTCAAGTGGCTGTATCGGAAGCTGGGCAGCAAACGGCATCCGCAGCGGAGAAACTCCAGAATGGACATGGTGTTGTTGATCAAGTGACATTGGAAGCATTAAGAAATCAGGTCGGAGAGATGATCCAGGAGCAGCCTGCCAACATTGGCGATCATGATGATCTGATTCAGAACTGGGGACTGGACTCCATTCGTATTATGAGTCTGGCTGAGCGCTTTCGTGTGGAAGGAGCGGGGGTAACGTTCGTGGATTTGGCAGAAGTGCCTACTCTGGCTGCCTGGGCAGCATTGCTGGATAAGGCCAGAAATAAAGTGCTCCCGAACGGAGACTACTTTTGA